The region TGCGATGCGTTCGGCGATGTGTTTGAGTCCGATATGGTTAAAAATAGCATTGTTCCGATATTGCTGAAGGGCAGGGCCGAATCCGGTAGGGCATTGGCCTTGGTTAGTCCGGATTCCGAGCGAACATTTGCCACATACCTAGGGGCTGCAGTTGAGATGACCGCGGAGGATTTGAAACCGGAGATGTTCGATGGGTATTCTTATTTTCATATCGAGGGCTACCTAGTGCAGAATCACGATCTAATTCGCCGTGCGGTGGAGATTGCCTACAGCAAGGGATTAAACATTTCGCTCGATTTGGCCAGCTACAACGTGGTGAACGATAACCTTGAGTTCTTAAAGGAGATTGTTCAGAAATACGTTTACCTAGTGCTAGCCAACGAGGATGAGGCAAAAGCATTTACGGGAAAGTCCCCGGAGGAGTCGCTGGAGATCCTGGGCGATATGGTATCCATTGCAATAGTCAAGATGGGATCGGCCGGATCGATGATTAAGCGGGGCGAAGAGCGGGTTAACATTGGCATTATTGACGTGGATTGTATTGACACAACTGGTGCTGGCGATTTGTACGCATCGGGGTTTTTATACGGGTTGATTAAAAATTTACCCCTCCATAAGTGCGGTCACATTGGGGCGATTCTTTCGGGCCATGTAATTGAGGTTTTAGGTCCCAAGATGGATGGCAAACGCTGGGAGAATGTTAAGCGGTTGGTTGATATTGTTGAGAAAGAGGAATAGTTGTTTTGGATAGCATTTAACGTACCCAATAGTTCAAGGTCGAAATTCAAAAAAAGGATTTCGCCCTTTTTTTTGCCATTGAACTTTTTTAAATGAAACCGATGCCAATTTTTTAGTTTGTTGGGAGTTGCTGGCGGTCGGCTGTTGTTTACGCTGGGGAGTTAACCGCCAGCAGCGTTATCCGCCGTTAAAAAGTTAGTTAAAGGTAATAAAATTTGCATCTGCATCATCAGCCCCAGTGGAAGTAACTGCCTGTTATAGGCAGTTTTTTTCTTTTAAATTTAATGTGTCTATAAACTTTTTCTTCAGGTTATTCTTTGCTCTCTGTGAATTGAAAATAAAAAGTAGTGATAGGATTAAAAAGAAAAATAGAATATATAATCCAGTCTTTAAAAAATCAGAATCTTTGAACATTAAAGGGATGAATATTAAACTGATAGTAAATAATGCTACTAAAATTTTACCAGTTCTCATATTCGGACTGATTGAAGTGTCAATAATCGTCTGATTATTTTTTAAATAAATTGCTCCTTCGATTCTTGTCATAAAATAAATCTCGTGCTTAAATGGCATTAGAAGTATTTTGTTAGATAGAATAAAATTATTTTTCGTTACGAATTCTACAGTCAGTTTTGAGCTAAAGTCGAAGCGTCTTTTTTTGAATATTTCGGTCAATTCATTTACTAATTGCTCTACTGATTTCTCAGTGTAAAAGCAATGATTTTCTTTTCGTATTTGACTTGGTAAAAGGTTCATCGTTTTTCTAAAGTTGCCTACAACGGTTCCGTGATTGAAAAAGTTGGGGAGTAAACGGCAACTTCGTTATCCCACGTTAAAAGCAACCTAAAGATAGCAAAAGAAGCCTTGGTTTTGGAGATCAGCCCCAATTTTTTAAACCACGTGTTGTGCCCTGTAGCTTTATCTTGTATTTCACTTGATTTTTTTCACCTATTTTTTCGACCAAGTTTAACTCAACGGCTTTTTTTAAATCTCTGCTTGCTGTTGCTGTTGATATATCTTTAAATACATTCATGTAATCTTTCCTGGAAAACACAATAATTCCAAGAGAAACAAAATAGTCAATCCTATCTCTGTCAGTAAGTACTCTGTTGTTGTAATTTAACAAGTCCTCAAGGGATTTATCAATAACATTTAGCGTGTATTCAATAAATTCTGTCGATTTACCACTTCTATCGCTTTTGGCTAAGGCCTTATAGTACTCTTGCTGTGATTGGCTGATAAGCGTTTCGAAAGGTAAAAATTCAAATACTGGGTACTCATTCATTAAAATTACTGTTTGCCATAATCTGCCCATCCTTCCGTTTCCATCAATAAAAGGATGAATAAATTCCATTTCATAATGAAAAACGCAGCTCTTAATGAGAGGTAATTCATCTTTGCTTTTCAGATACATGAATAAATCACTCATTAGATAAGGAACGTTTTCTGCAGGTGGAGCAATATGCGCAACTTTTGAGCCCTGAAAAATTCCAACGCCCTGATTTCTAAATTTACCAGCACCATCAACAAGCCCTTGCATGAGCATTTCATGCGCTTTTAAGAATGATTTTAAAGATAATGATTCAAAGTCTCCAATACTGTCGTAAACCTTAATCGCGTTAATAACCTCAAGTATATCCTTCTTTGGTCCTACGACTCGCTTGTTCTCAATAATTGCAGTCACTTGCTCCTGCGTGAGCGTATTGCCCTCAATCTTCAAGGAGGAGTGAATGGTCTTTACCCTGTTCTGTTTTCTTAGATGAGGCGAAGGTTTGTTAAGAAAATTAGCATTTACTACTCCTAATTTTTCTGAAATAGAACTAATTAGAAGAAGAATCTTGGCAGTAATCTCATAAGATGGTTTCATTGATACTATCATTTGATACTATCAAAGGTATGAGTAATCAATTAATAATCCAAATTCAATATGCTATGTCTAGTCCTAAAATATGGCTACAGGTTAAACAATTCATTACGCTGTATTTTTAAAAACAAAATCCGGTGTTTTATACCCTAAAGATACGTGTAATCTTTTTGAGTTGTATATGTTAATGGCATTTTTAGCGGCAACCCTCGCGTGTTCGGTGCTGAAGAAGCACTGGTCGAGGTAGAACTCCTCCTTGAGTATGCCGTTCACCCGCTCGGCCATGGCGTTTTCATAGCAGTGGTTCTCCTCGGTCATGCTCAGCGCGACTCCGTGCTTACTGAGCTCCTCCACGTACTGGTTGCTGCAGTACTGTATTCCCCGGTCGGAGTGGTGCACCAAGCCGGCCGCAGGTCGGGCTGCCTTCTGAGCTCGTTTGAAGGCTC is a window of Tenuifilaceae bacterium CYCD DNA encoding:
- a CDS encoding adenosine kinase; this translates as MSKVLGLGNALVDIVTKMHNDSTLDQLNLPKGSMQLVDEIFMQKAVEHTKHLHQTLAAGGSAANTIHGLANLGVETAFIGKIGCDAFGDVFESDMVKNSIVPILLKGRAESGRALALVSPDSERTFATYLGAAVEMTAEDLKPEMFDGYSYFHIEGYLVQNHDLIRRAVEIAYSKGLNISLDLASYNVVNDNLEFLKEIVQKYVYLVLANEDEAKAFTGKSPEESLEILGDMVSIAIVKMGSAGSMIKRGEERVNIGIIDVDCIDTTGAGDLYASGFLYGLIKNLPLHKCGHIGAILSGHVIEVLGPKMDGKRWENVKRLVDIVEKEE
- a CDS encoding cell filamentation protein Fic produces the protein MIVSMKPSYEITAKILLLISSISEKLGVVNANFLNKPSPHLRKQNRVKTIHSSLKIEGNTLTQEQVTAIIENKRVVGPKKDILEVINAIKVYDSIGDFESLSLKSFLKAHEMLMQGLVDGAGKFRNQGVGIFQGSKVAHIAPPAENVPYLMSDLFMYLKSKDELPLIKSCVFHYEMEFIHPFIDGNGRMGRLWQTVILMNEYPVFEFLPFETLISQSQQEYYKALAKSDRSGKSTEFIEYTLNVIDKSLEDLLNYNNRVLTDRDRIDYFVSLGIIVFSRKDYMNVFKDISTATASRDLKKAVELNLVEKIGEKNQVKYKIKLQGTTRGLKNWG